The Aminipila terrae nucleotide sequence CAATAAATAAATAATTATTGCATTTTTCCTCTTATTCCGATTTACTTTTCCTTAATTTCTTTCATAATTTTGACAAATTTCTATTTATAATTTAAAAATACTATGCTAATATATAGGGTATATAAGTTTATGCAAAATTAGCATCAATTGTAAGGTGGTGTTCGTGTTATGGATAATGGTTTAGACAATATGTTGGATATGTATTTGTTTGAGACAAATACGCTTTTAGAACAGTTAGACGAGTTACTCTTAGAGGCAGAAGGTGCTGACTATTTTTCAGCTGACCAGATTAATGAGATTTTTAGAATCATGCATACTATAAAAGGCTCTTCGGCTATGATGCAGTTTAATTCTTTAATGACAGTTGCACATAGAATAGAGGATATGTTCTTTGTTATACGTGAAAACGGTGCAGTAGAAGAAAAATACAGTCAGAAACTATTTAACCTGATGTTTAAGGCAACTGACTTTTTAAAGGCCCAGGTTTCTATCATTGAAAGCGGTAATTCAGAGGAAGAAAGTTCGGATGACATTGTTTCTGAAATTGAAAGTTTACTTGCTGTGATGAAAGGAGAAGTTTCCGACGATTCTGCAGAAGAAAGTCAGCCGGACCAGGCTGCAGAGACTTCTGATGCAGCTCATCCAGTTTCCCTGGCAGGGCAGAACACAGGCCTTTCTGTTCAGTTATATTTTGACCAGGGCAGTGGTATGGAAAGCTTAAGAGCAATTATGCTGCTTAAGAATATTGCTGAAGTATGTATTGAAGACATTCTTACTACTCCATCCGATATTGAAGCCACTACAGAAATAACTCAGTACATTATTGAACATGGCCTGACTGTTACTTTTGGATGTGATGAAGATTTTATCAACGGTTTAGAAATAATAAAACAAGATATATATGTAGATAATTATCAGCTATTGGTTACAGAAAATGTAACTGATTCTCAAGAAGTTGTCGCTCCTGCAGAAGCGAAGGAGGTTAAAGTCATGGAAGAAAAAGCTCCAGAAACGAATACCACTGAGAAAACTGGCAAGAATGAAGACACGAAGAAAGCAGATACGAAAGATTTGAAAAAGGAAGAAAAGCATGATCTTTCCAAGCCAAATAAAACCAATCTGATAAATGTTAACCTTTCAAAACTGGACTCTCTGATGGCCCTTGTGGGAGAGCTGGTTATCACCCAGTCTATGGTTACTTCTTCTTCTGATTTGAAAGATTTGAAGTTGGATAACTTCACAAAATCTGCAAGACAGCTCAGAAAGCTGACTACTGAGCTTCAGGATATTGTTATGTCTGTCAGAATGGTACCTGTAGCCGGCGTATTCCAGAAAATGAACAGAATCGTCCGAGACATGGGACAAAAGCTTGGCAAAGACTGCCAGCTGGTTACCATTGGAAATGATACTGAAATAGACAAAACTATCGTGGATAGTATTCAGGATCCGTTGATGCACATTGTGAGAAATTCTATGGATCATGGAATCGAACCTGATGTAAACGATCGTATAGCTCTTGGAAAACCTAAGCAGGGTACGGTTACCCTGAAGGCTGAACACACAGGCAGTGAAGTTATTATTACTATTTCTGACGATGGAAGAGGCATGGACCCAGATAAGATTCTTGCTTCTGCAAAAGAAAAAGGATTATTAACCAAACCTGAAAGTGAATATACAAAGAAAGAAATTCTCCAGCTTACCCTACTTCCTGGATTCTCTACCAAAGAGCAGGTTACAGAATTTTCAGGCAGAGGCGTGGGCATGGACGTTGTAACTAAAAACATCGAAAAAGTTGGCGGTACCGTATATATTTCCTCTGAAGTGGGGGAAGGAACCGTTACTACATTTAAAATTCCTCTTACCCTTGCTATTATTGATGGTATGGAATGCAGAGTAAGTGATTATCAGTTCACTATTCCTATTGCAAATATCCGTCAGTCCTTTAAAGCAACAAAAGAAGATATTATTAATGATGCTGCCCGTGGTGAAATGATTCAGCGTGGTGACCAGTTTATCACTCTTGTAAGATTAAATAATCTTTATAAGATTGATGGTGGTATTGATGATATCGAAGAGAGCATCATAATGTGGGTAGAATTTGCCGGTGTTTCATACTGTTTAATGGTAGATGAACTGATTGGCCAGCATCAGGTGGTTGTTAAGCCTCTTCCTTTATACTTTGGTGCATATAATCTCCGGGATTTCGGAATCACAGGCTGTACTATTCTGGGAGATGGTAATATCAGTATTATCCTTGATGTGCCAAACATCTTCAGTTTTGCAACTGGCAGACTTGAAAGCAGAAAAAATGGTCCTAAGGATGCTTCTCTTGAAGAAGGTGATGCTGAAGGGGACTACATATCAGAAGATAAGATTGATACAGCCATGTTGAAACTGCTCACATTTACTATAGGAGACAAGCCATTCGCC carries:
- a CDS encoding chemotaxis protein CheW, which encodes MDNGLDNMLDMYLFETNTLLEQLDELLLEAEGADYFSADQINEIFRIMHTIKGSSAMMQFNSLMTVAHRIEDMFFVIRENGAVEEKYSQKLFNLMFKATDFLKAQVSIIESGNSEEESSDDIVSEIESLLAVMKGEVSDDSAEESQPDQAAETSDAAHPVSLAGQNTGLSVQLYFDQGSGMESLRAIMLLKNIAEVCIEDILTTPSDIEATTEITQYIIEHGLTVTFGCDEDFINGLEIIKQDIYVDNYQLLVTENVTDSQEVVAPAEAKEVKVMEEKAPETNTTEKTGKNEDTKKADTKDLKKEEKHDLSKPNKTNLINVNLSKLDSLMALVGELVITQSMVTSSSDLKDLKLDNFTKSARQLRKLTTELQDIVMSVRMVPVAGVFQKMNRIVRDMGQKLGKDCQLVTIGNDTEIDKTIVDSIQDPLMHIVRNSMDHGIEPDVNDRIALGKPKQGTVTLKAEHTGSEVIITISDDGRGMDPDKILASAKEKGLLTKPESEYTKKEILQLTLLPGFSTKEQVTEFSGRGVGMDVVTKNIEKVGGTVYISSEVGEGTVTTFKIPLTLAIIDGMECRVSDYQFTIPIANIRQSFKATKEDIINDAARGEMIQRGDQFITLVRLNNLYKIDGGIDDIEESIIMWVEFAGVSYCLMVDELIGQHQVVVKPLPLYFGAYNLRDFGITGCTILGDGNISIILDVPNIFSFATGRLESRKNGPKDASLEEGDAEGDYISEDKIDTAMLKLLTFTIGDKPFAMNTDYVMEIINVFSITQFPLLPDYIKGVINLRGQIIPVLDMRLKLGNEHAVDTASMKSCIIILEVNSTTLGILVDEVFLVADVEKEAIAPPPANNKHDLITGIVEIEEMVHLIFDLSALTKVA